The sequence ccccccccccccttgcatataaagataaatttcacttgcagattttatatgaaaaggaataaaaaaagccttatgggttgtatagtcaatttactaagtaggaaataaagtgagataattgacattttcacttctacaggataacttgcttaacttatttagtgagatacctgacactgcttcttggataccagatcttgaatacgaggtttaatgttagagagtgcacaacgtaaatcatcttccacatccaggcggtttctgtattttgtttttatagcagTGAGCGTAGAAAATGCAGTTTCACACAGGTACGTTGATCCAAACATTGTTAGAACCCGAAGAGCCTGATGTGAGATCAGAGGGTACACAGAATGGTATTTAATTCAGAATGTCTCCAAATCCAAATCGTTGAATTCATCCTTAGCTGTGGAATTAAACTTTAACTCAAGAAACTCCTCGTGAATTTCCTCAGCAACATTAGCGAATTCACACTGAAAAGGATTCCTAATGAATTTCCAGGATTCACGCATGTCATCTATGTCTGGAAAGTATTTCGTGAATTCTGCTTTCAAGCTGCTTAGATGAGTGATTTTAAGGATCTTTAACTCAGGGTCAAGGTTACCATGAGTGAGCCCAGAATCTAAGTTCCTAAAACTGGCTGCATTTCCCTGCTGAATTCGACATTTCCAGAGGTCGAGTTTGGCCATGAAAGTTCGAATGGTGTCGTGGTGAGAGATGATGTGGAtatttttcccttgtagtttaaggTTCACTGCATTCAAAGATTCAAAAATATCCACCAAGTAAGCTAGAATTATCTGAAAGCTGTCAGACTTAAATTAGTCATGAAGGGCTGCCTTCTGCTGTGAATCTAGAAATATTATTACTTCTTCTCGTAGCTCATAAAGCCTTTCAAGCATGTTTCCTTTTGATAACCATCGTGTGTTTGTGTGAAAAAGCAGGGCTTCATGTTCAGAATCCATATCCTTACACAATAATTTGAAGAGACGACTGTTTAAGGCTCCAGATTTGATGAAATTTACTACCTTTATAGCCACGTTTAGAACATCCCTCATTTCATcaggcaaagttctggatgctaaagattcacggtgacttatgcagtgtgtacttattacagaaggatttttttctttcacctttgtgatgaacccagaacgcaggccaaccatggctggggctccatcagtacacacccctattagtgagtcccaagaaagtttattttccttaaaaaagtctgatgtaactttaaaaatggcttctgctgttgtacaactttccatggggcaacaaaacaaaatttcctccTTTATATTGTTGCCTGACACAAAACGAGCATACATCAAGAACTGAGCACACTGAGCGATATCGGTCGTTTCATCAAACTGGATTGCAAAAACAGGCGAGGCTCTAACTAGTTCGAGTGTTTGTTCTTTGATATCTTGAGACAGTTCATGGATCCTTCTCTGAACTGTATCGTTTGACAGGGAAATTTGGGAAAGCTTATTTGCACTATCTTTACCAAGAATGAGTTGAGCTGCACATAGTATACTTGGCTTTATGAGAGTCTCTCCAATGTTATGGCTCTTCTTGCTCTTTGCAATCAACATGGAAATTTCATAAGAAGCCTCAACAACCTTTGATGATTGTTGTCGAAATACCCCGCTGTCATCCATTTTCACTTGCTTCAAggtgtgtttttttgtttcaaagaatgCCTTTGGCTTGTCAACTAGACCAGGATGTGCTGTTTGCAGGTGGCGTTCCAAGCGTGAGGGTCGCATTCCATCATTGCTCAGAGTCTTGTAACATATCACGCACTGTGGGACCTCTGTGTCACCCTTTCGGAGGGACACAAATCCAAAACGAATATAATCTTCGTTATACTTCCGCTTCTTGGCACTCATTGCAACGTAGTTGGAGTGAAACTGGCAAAACGTATCTGCGATCAAGATAATATGCATTTGTAAATTAAGGTATTTTTCACCTCTTGATGATAACCACCACAGTATGATTATCACAGCTACATGATCAATGAGTGAGAAggacagagaaagagggagaaagatatatccaaaattttttgaaaattttgaggctaaacacgagattggcagaaaattgagacaatataagaaatacatccagccttggacgttaaattaaccttgaaggaaaagaagaaggaaaaaaggagaggaaatatatatatatatatatatatatatatatatatatatatatatagagagagagagagagagagagagagagagagagagagagagagagagagagagagagagagagagatacaaacatttataactaaattttatatacatacatatatatatatatatatatatatatatatatatatattttatatatatatatatatatatatatatatatatatatatatatacacgaatctctctctctctctctctctctctctaatacagccctatatatatatatatatatatatatatatatatatatatatatatatatatatatatatatatatatatatatatgtatatatatatatatatatacatgaatctctctctctctctctctctctctctctctctctctctaatacagccctactcgctgactctacctctctgactcggtcactgatcatatggttgagataatcatgaagtggtggttattagtacatcttcttttgcaaatagtaaaatttgagaccattaacttatgatttttacaatatgaaggaaaaataaataaaacaaaatatacatcttcaaaattttgcagtaatcttagcaacggtctctcaacatatttcggtatattgataaacatagaaactgatatattttttttttcaaataaaggacaataaccccaccaatgcagggcagcccatcaacgacacagggaaaacaaaactagtcaaaaataattgataggaaaaaaaaatttatccccagaatatatctctccccttttctttcattcacattctcACAAACCTGACAATGTTAATGGGTCGATAAGAAACTGAGATAATGTACCTCAATAATTTCGCCTGTAGAAACGGCAAGGAAGGAATGTTCAAATACTTTCGGACATGTGTGGTAAACTGGGAGTGTTGACAGGGACTGTGTTGATAGTGTGTACGGTGGGACTGGGTGTGAGAAACGGATCTCATAGCTCACCAGTAAGGGACACGTATTATACACGTCCACGACAGGCAATGTACTCTACGGTAGCCTACGTGGAAAGATAAAGCATGAATTAGTAACgatgatattactttattatataaaacttttaccattattattattattattattattattattattatattttttactataatgtcttttttatttaactgatctagtctaaaataacacaacttatttttttttcatttatagctgcatttttctcctgaggctcacgcccccctttgaatcctcttgcgcccccctaggggggcatgCCCCCCTGGTTGAGTAACACTGGTTCAGATTGtagttcctgttgttgttgttgttgttgcacatTTTATCGAGTTCAGTGAAgaaatgattattgttgttgttgttgttgctctttatCTTATCGATTCCCACGAACAAATACAGCTTTGACAACTGCTAGCTGTATCCGAACTCCTTTACTTTCGGGGTGACAACTCGCCGAAGTCTGCTTTTGTATCCATTCTTCCCAGACGGACCTCCTGAACTAATCATCTATTCACTCGAACAAGATCAAACCTTCTTGGGTCTTTCACACTATACCCAGCCATTCTCAGCTCCCCTCTTGTTCCGTAACCCCTTTCGTTTTCTTTATATCAatggaagtttaaaggtttaaaggtttctcatgaatggcagaggcaagggacagtgacattgccctatcaagtagctACTCGATTTCATATCTCCTCTGTAACCCTTTTCATACTCTTTATAAATGgaagtttagaggtttaaaggtctaaaggccgctcatgaatggcagaggcaagggacactgatattgctctatcaagctggacaatgccctagagactgaccatatatgtaaatGAGCAGAgcgcaagccccctctctacccaagctaggacgaaggagggccagacagtgccctagagactgaccatatatacatatgatcagcgcgcaagccccacctctccaccccagctaggaccaaggagtgccagtcaaaggctgctgataactcagcaggtagacctataggctcccccaaaccccccatccttagctcacaaggatggtgaggttggagcgaccaaatgcactaacgaatttgagcggttctcgaaccccagtctggcaatcaccaggcaaggacgctaccaccaggccaccacaccaAAAACGACATTCGTTACCTTCTGAAGTAGCTACTCGGTTGCATCTCTCCTTTGCATGCTCCGTAAATAGTTCCTTAAGGAACAGCGGAAGTAAATAGGTTTTTGTGACCACAAGAAAAGGGAAACGAGATGGATAAAATTACGCTCTTCGCTCTTATGCTGAGATTTGGGACGCCAGCCTTTGGTGGTCAACGACGCGAGTAATACTCTTTAAAAAAGGAATTGAAATAATTCTTGAACCTTTGGTGTTGGTGTAGAGACGTAATCATTAAGGACATAGGATAGTGTTAGAGTAAGAGAGGGTGaatgaaaattgaaaagaaatgGGAAATGATGAAGATTAAAGAAATATTCTATCACGTCAAAttgaatatttgtttttgtttttgtaagaGATACGGTATCATGTGAGTTACTGATAATTTTTCTTATCAGTTTCattcaatatttcttttgaaaGGGATAAATTATGAAGGCGAATTTGAATGCtttttgtaagagtagaagagactatttagctatggtaagcagctcttcgaggagaaagacactccaaaatcaaacaattgttctctagtcttgggta comes from Palaemon carinicauda isolate YSFRI2023 chromosome 3, ASM3689809v2, whole genome shotgun sequence and encodes:
- the LOC137631168 gene encoding protein FAM200C-like produces the protein MADIAGGWGGDFTALEVGTSAGLTTALGSWSVAAVGAPGGGVSDCVFWTAGAGDGVGGSGIDTFCQFHSNYVAMSAKKRKYNEDYIRFGFVSLRKGDTEVPQCVICYKTLSNDGMRPSRLERHLQTAHPGLVDKPKAFFETKKHTLKQVKMDDSGVFRQQSSKVVEASYEISMLIAKSKKSHNIGETLIKPSILCAAQLILGKDSANKLSQISLSNDTVQRRIHELSQDIKEQTLELVRASPVFAIQFDETTDIAQCAQFLMYARFVSAYLVDIFESLNAVNLKLQGKNIHIISHHDTIRTFMAKLDLWKCRIQQGNAASFRNLDSGLTHGNLDPELKILKITHLSSLKAEFTKYFPDIDDMRESWKFIRNPFQCEFANVAEEIHEEFLELKFNSTAKDEFNDLDLETF